In the Endozoicomonas sp. SCSIO W0465 genome, GATTCTGGAGTATGCAGGCATGTCTCCGGGCTTTTTGATTGGCGGCATACCCAAGGATTTCGGGATTTCAGCAAGACTCGGTCGTACCCCTTTTTTTGTTATTGAAGCGGATGAGTACGACACCGCTTTTTTCGATAAACGCTCAAAATTCATCCACTATCACCCGCGAACATTGATTATCAATAATCTTGAATTTGACCATGCTGATATTTTTGCCGATCTTGCGGCCATTCAGCGACAGTTCCATCATTTGGTCAGGACAATGCCAGGCACCGGTCGAATTATCTATCCTGCCGATACACCCGGGATTAACGATGTAATGACGATGGACTGCTGGTCTGAGCAGGAAGATCTGGGTGGCAGTCAAAGTCTTTGGCAAGTTTCACCGGTAGGTAGCGATGGCAGCCACTTTAAGGTTTTGTATAAAGGAACGGTTGTTGGAACCGTAAACTGGCAACAGGAAGGCGACCACAATGTTGCCAATGGCCTGGCCGCCATTGCGGCGGCTCACCATGTCGGTGTTTTACCAGACGTAGCCTGTGCGGCCCTTTCTGTCTTTCAGGGGGTAAAGCGACGGATGGAAATGGTCGCGGAGATTGAAGGTATACGGATTTATGATGATTTTGCCCATCATCCAACAGCTATTGCCACCACTCTGGCCGGACAGAGAGCCAAACTGGGGGAAAATGCCAATATTCGAGTCATCATTGAACCCAGATCAAACACCATGAAAATGGGTGTGCATCAGGAGACATTGATTGCTTCTACCGCACAGGCTTCCGAAGTTATCTGGTTTAAACCACCGGGGCTTGACTGGCCATTGGCCGAGTTAGCGCTGGGTAGCCGG is a window encoding:
- the mpl gene encoding UDP-N-acetylmuramate:L-alanyl-gamma-D-glutamyl-meso-diaminopimelate ligase, whose translation is MHIHILGICGTFMGSLAMLARELGFDVSGSDENVYPPMSTQLEEQGISLFKGYGVEALSPSPDLVVIGNAMKRGIPAVEYVLEKGLPYVSGPEFFSRYIAPDRWVLAASGTHGKTSTSSMLAWILEYAGMSPGFLIGGIPKDFGISARLGRTPFFVIEADEYDTAFFDKRSKFIHYHPRTLIINNLEFDHADIFADLAAIQRQFHHLVRTMPGTGRIIYPADTPGINDVMTMDCWSEQEDLGGSQSLWQVSPVGSDGSHFKVLYKGTVVGTVNWQQEGDHNVANGLAAIAAAHHVGVLPDVACAALSVFQGVKRRMEMVAEIEGIRIYDDFAHHPTAIATTLAGQRAKLGENANIRVIIEPRSNTMKMGVHQETLIASTAQASEVIWFKPPGLDWPLAELALGSRVKSSVMESTEAIVRYLVDTTSAGDHLLVMSNGGFEGIHGRIASGLKEKFKAN